Proteins encoded in a region of the Streptomyces sp. NBC_01298 genome:
- the cynR gene encoding transcriptional regulator CynR, producing the protein MALELRHLRYLLAVAEHAGFTRAAEELRISQPTLSQQVKQLESTLGVQLLDRTGRAGVRLTDAGETYVHHARRALRDLAAAERAVHDVADLSRGHLRLAVTPTFTAYLVGPLAAELHARHPGITLDLKDMAQDRIETGLLADELDLGIGFDGPHLPGITATPLYAETLGLVTAARPAERPQSLHPLPVAALADRQLVLLSGDFATRGHIDAYLAGHRVRPRIAVEANSVQTLTEIVRRTDLATVLPDAVTEDHPHLAPVPLEPPLPTRTVALLGRENAYRSAAARAFTRLAHDHVRARGYTPA; encoded by the coding sequence ATGGCCCTGGAACTCCGTCACCTGCGCTACCTGCTCGCCGTCGCCGAACACGCCGGCTTCACCCGCGCCGCCGAAGAGCTGCGGATCTCCCAGCCGACCCTGTCCCAGCAGGTCAAGCAGCTCGAAAGCACCCTCGGCGTCCAGCTCCTGGACCGCACCGGCCGCGCCGGCGTCCGCCTCACCGACGCCGGTGAAACCTACGTCCACCACGCCCGCCGGGCCCTGCGCGACCTCGCCGCCGCCGAACGTGCGGTCCACGACGTCGCCGACCTCTCCCGGGGCCACCTCCGGCTGGCGGTGACGCCGACCTTCACCGCCTACCTCGTCGGGCCACTGGCGGCGGAGCTCCACGCCCGCCATCCCGGCATCACCCTGGACCTCAAGGACATGGCCCAGGACCGCATCGAAACCGGCCTGCTCGCCGATGAGCTCGACCTGGGGATCGGCTTCGACGGCCCGCACCTGCCCGGCATCACCGCGACCCCGCTGTACGCCGAGACCCTCGGCCTCGTCACCGCCGCCCGCCCCGCCGAGCGCCCGCAGTCACTCCACCCCTTGCCCGTGGCCGCCCTGGCGGACCGTCAACTAGTACTACTGAGCGGTGACTTCGCCACCCGCGGGCACATCGATGCCTACCTGGCCGGCCACCGGGTGCGTCCGCGCATCGCGGTGGAGGCCAACTCGGTCCAGACCCTCACCGAAATCGTCCGGCGCACGGACCTCGCGACCGTCCTGCCCGACGCGGTCACGGAGGACCACCCCCACCTCGCCCCGGTCCCCCTCGAACCGCCCCTGCCCACCCGCACGGTGGCCCTCCTCGGACGCGAGAACGCCTACCGGAGCGCCGCC